In Buchnera aphidicola (Brachycaudus tragopogonis), the following are encoded in one genomic region:
- the ispC gene encoding 1-deoxy-D-xylulose-5-phosphate reductoisomerase: MKKITILGSTGSIGIHALSIVQKHPNLFKVIALVADKNTTTMLKQCELFSPNWVAMNDEKSANILREKLKKRKIKTQVVSGQKSICELAALPETDQVIAAIVGMAGLLPILSAIHAGKTILLANKESLITSGYLFMKALSSSGAKIFPIDSEHNAIFQLLPLNMQKNIGLANFKENGVKNIILTASGGPFYNFSSHDLSNVTPIQACTHPNWSMGKKISVDSATMMNKGLEYVEARWLFNALESEIKILIHPESIIHSMVQYSDGALLAQLSVPDIRIAISYSMSWPNRIDSGVDVLNFSKIKKLSFFEPNLIKFPCLKLAIDAFNQGQAAMTVLNAANEIAVSAFLKSKISFNKIFEVNVETLTSSCFSEPESIEDVLEIDRISRILAKKIVLSLAF; this comes from the coding sequence CATTATCTATTGTTCAAAAACATCCGAATTTATTTAAGGTCATCGCATTAGTGGCTGATAAAAATACTACTACTATGCTTAAGCAGTGTGAGTTATTTTCTCCTAATTGGGTAGCAATGAATGATGAAAAATCTGCTAATATATTAAGAGAAAAATTAAAAAAAAGAAAAATAAAAACTCAAGTTGTATCTGGGCAAAAAAGTATTTGTGAATTAGCTGCATTACCAGAAACTGATCAAGTAATAGCAGCTATTGTTGGAATGGCAGGTTTATTACCTATATTATCTGCTATACATGCTGGAAAAACCATATTATTAGCTAATAAAGAATCTTTAATTACATCTGGTTATTTATTCATGAAAGCATTGTCTTCTAGTGGAGCTAAAATTTTTCCCATTGATAGTGAACATAATGCTATTTTTCAACTTTTACCTTTAAATATGCAAAAAAATATAGGTTTGGCCAATTTTAAAGAAAATGGTGTGAAAAACATTATTTTAACTGCTTCTGGAGGACCTTTTTACAATTTTTCTTCGCATGATTTATCTAATGTAACTCCTATACAAGCGTGTACTCATCCGAACTGGTCTATGGGAAAAAAAATATCTGTAGATTCTGCAACGATGATGAATAAGGGTTTAGAATATGTTGAAGCTAGATGGTTGTTTAACGCTTTAGAATCAGAAATTAAAATTTTAATTCATCCTGAATCAATAATTCATTCTATGGTTCAGTATTCTGATGGAGCGTTATTGGCACAATTATCAGTTCCTGATATAAGAATTGCTATTTCTTATTCTATGTCTTGGCCTAATCGTATTGATTCAGGAGTAGATGTTTTAAATTTTTCGAAAATAAAAAAATTATCTTTTTTTGAGCCTAATTTAATTAAATTTCCATGTTTAAAGTTAGCTATTGATGCTTTTAATCAAGGTCAAGCTGCTATGACTGTATTAAATGCTGCTAATGAAATTGCTGTATCTGCTTTTCTTAAATCTAAAATTTCTTTTAATAAAATTTTTGAAGTAAATGTGGAAACGTTAACGTCTTCTTGTTTTTCAGAACCCGAATCAATTGAAGATGTTTTAGAAATTGATAGAATATCAAGAATATTAGCCAAAAAAATAGTTTTATCATTAGCATTTTAA
- the uppS gene encoding polyprenyl diphosphate synthase: MSYHSSLNYKKIEEKNLHHVAIIMDGNGRWAKKKGKMRIIGHKQGFKAVKEAVKFAILNNLKVLTLYAFSSENWSRPLFEIKYLIKLFSFALESEIANLKKYNIRLKIIGDITYFDKKLQNDINTVEKITFQNKGLILNIALNYGGRWDIIQSVKKIVDQVQKGFLNIEQIREHTLSQFLSTSELLPVDLVIRTGGEKRISNFLLWQIAYSELYFTDVLWPDFNRYVFQDAVDFFISRERRFGGLKKY; the protein is encoded by the coding sequence ATGTCTTATCACTCTTCATTGAATTATAAAAAAATTGAAGAAAAAAATCTTCATCACGTAGCAATTATTATGGATGGTAACGGACGCTGGGCTAAAAAAAAAGGTAAAATGCGTATTATAGGTCACAAACAAGGTTTTAAAGCAGTAAAAGAAGCAGTTAAATTTGCTATTTTAAATAATTTAAAAGTATTAACATTATATGCTTTTAGCAGTGAAAATTGGAGCCGTCCATTATTTGAAATAAAATATTTAATAAAATTGTTTTCGTTTGCATTAGAAAGTGAAATTGCAAATTTAAAAAAATATAACATTCGATTAAAGATTATTGGAGACATAACATATTTTGATAAAAAATTACAAAATGATATTAATACAGTAGAAAAAATTACTTTTCAAAACAAGGGTTTAATTTTAAATATAGCTCTTAATTATGGTGGACGATGGGATATAATTCAAAGCGTAAAAAAAATTGTTGATCAAGTTCAAAAAGGATTTTTAAATATAGAACAAATTAGAGAGCATACTCTTTCTCAATTTTTATCTACTAGTGAACTTCTTCCCGTAGATTTAGTTATTAGAACTGGAGGAGAGAAAAGAATTAGTAATTTTTTGTTATGGCAAATAGCTTATTCTGAATTATATTTTACTGATGTTCTGTGGCCTGATTTTAATCGATATGTTTTTCAAGATGCTGTAGATTTTTTTATATCTCGTGAACGTCGTTTTGGTGGATTAAAAAAATATTAG
- the bamA gene encoding outer membrane protein assembly factor BamA gives MFIKKFFISFLIFFSISVYAQNTWTVQDIKFQGLKNVSKNETLKNVFFSIGSKISQYDIKNSINALFKTGRFEDIKVIYSGTTITFDLKERPIISKVIISGNKIITNSILEKYLEKLNIKKDGVLNPFIMKNFIKTIEDFYHDIGRYKARIKILKIFSKENTVDLKILIDEGVLTKINSIKIIGNKDFSEEKIMSLFKLKDHHTWWNFLDKNTYSPQEFQNDLDRLSNFYLNQGYFYFNIDDKEVKFLQDKDYVDINLNIFEGKKYKIDNFFINGNLFEYQKSIKNIININHNELYNKEKINFILKKISMFLSEHGYINAKILVDPKINHNKKIITLNFNIDIKNRYFVKRINFKGNYFTQDKVLRREIKQIEGEYFNSKLIDSSKDSLEKTKYFSEVQVIKNILSDNSNQVDVTYIVKEKPTGSINFGLGYGMDNGISFNTSFSQENIFGSGNSLKVSAIKNNNQKYTDLSISYPYLMTNHTDLNTRFFYNDFKYNFNSISNLKKNTYGFESNLGFLINDNNRVNFGLGYSHNGIFNTKNQVIDYKIKEKTNFDINFVEDSLVNDFTLNYSWIYDSLKYFYFPFSGNQTYISGKNTIPGSDNSFYKIVLDSEQYIPLEKTNNFIFLSHIHMGIGNSFKQEQLPFYENFYANSANNIRGFRTNTIGPKKNYSNSDLENCIGYQNNNLCESIDSIGGNTTAIVNLELITPIPFIQYEQYSQFLRSAFFIDVGNIWNTTSNDISSLNSLKFLKNNALNNIYASFGLSLQWFSPIGPLVFSYALPIQKNKNHQLEAFQFNFGKNW, from the coding sequence ATGTTCATAAAAAAATTTTTTATCTCTTTTTTAATTTTTTTTAGTATTTCTGTTTATGCACAAAATACCTGGACAGTACAGGATATTAAATTTCAAGGATTAAAAAATGTTTCAAAAAATGAAACATTAAAAAATGTTTTTTTTAGTATTGGAAGTAAAATCTCTCAATATGATATAAAAAATAGTATTAACGCTTTATTTAAAACTGGACGATTTGAAGACATTAAAGTGATTTATTCAGGCACAACTATTACCTTTGATCTTAAAGAGAGACCGATTATTTCTAAAGTTATTATATCTGGCAACAAGATTATTACGAATTCTATATTAGAAAAATATTTAGAAAAATTGAATATTAAAAAAGATGGTGTGCTAAATCCTTTTATAATGAAAAATTTTATTAAAACAATAGAAGATTTTTATCATGATATTGGAAGATACAAAGCACGTATTAAAATATTAAAAATTTTTTCAAAAGAAAATACTGTTGATTTAAAAATACTTATTGATGAAGGTGTTTTAACAAAAATTAATAGTATTAAAATAATAGGCAATAAAGATTTTTCCGAAGAAAAAATCATGTCATTATTTAAATTAAAAGATCACCACACTTGGTGGAATTTTTTAGATAAAAACACTTATTCTCCTCAAGAGTTTCAGAATGATTTAGATCGTCTTAGTAATTTTTATTTAAATCAGGGGTATTTTTATTTTAATATAGATGATAAAGAAGTAAAATTTCTTCAAGATAAAGATTATGTAGATATTAATCTTAATATATTTGAAGGTAAAAAATATAAAATTGATAATTTTTTTATAAATGGTAATTTATTTGAATATCAAAAAAGCATTAAAAATATAATTAATATTAATCATAATGAGTTATATAATAAAGAAAAAATTAATTTTATTTTAAAAAAAATTTCAATGTTTTTATCTGAACACGGATATATTAATGCTAAAATTTTAGTAGATCCAAAAATTAATCATAATAAGAAAATAATAACATTAAATTTTAATATAGATATTAAAAACCGTTATTTTGTAAAAAGAATTAATTTTAAAGGAAATTATTTTACTCAAGATAAGGTTTTACGTCGTGAAATTAAGCAAATAGAAGGCGAATACTTTAATTCTAAATTAATAGATTCTAGTAAAGATTCATTAGAAAAAACAAAATATTTTAGTGAGGTTCAAGTAATAAAAAATATACTATCTGATAATTCTAATCAAGTTGATGTTACTTATATAGTAAAAGAAAAACCTACTGGATCTATAAATTTTGGTTTAGGATACGGAATGGATAACGGAATAAGCTTTAATACTTCTTTTTCTCAAGAAAACATATTTGGTTCCGGAAATTCTTTAAAAGTTAGTGCTATTAAAAACAATAATCAAAAATATACTGATTTATCAATTAGCTATCCGTATTTAATGACTAATCATACAGATTTAAATACTAGATTTTTTTATAATGATTTTAAATATAATTTTAATAGTATTTCAAATTTAAAAAAAAATACTTATGGTTTCGAAAGTAATTTAGGATTTTTAATTAATGATAATAATCGAGTAAATTTTGGATTAGGATACAGTCATAATGGTATTTTTAATACAAAAAATCAAGTAATAGATTATAAAATAAAAGAGAAAACAAATTTTGATATAAATTTTGTAGAAGATAGTTTAGTTAATGATTTTACTTTAAATTATTCTTGGATTTATGACAGTTTAAAATATTTTTATTTTCCTTTTTCTGGAAATCAAACATATATAAGCGGAAAAAATACTATTCCTGGTTCTGATAATAGTTTTTATAAAATAGTACTAGATAGCGAGCAATATATTCCATTAGAAAAAACAAACAATTTTATATTTTTAAGTCACATTCATATGGGTATAGGAAATAGTTTTAAACAAGAACAATTACCTTTTTACGAAAATTTTTATGCTAATAGTGCAAATAATATTCGTGGATTTCGTACTAACACTATTGGTCCTAAAAAAAATTATTCTAACTCTGATTTAGAGAACTGTATTGGATATCAAAATAATAATTTATGTGAATCTATTGATTCTATTGGTGGAAATACTACTGCAATAGTAAATTTAGAGTTGATTACACCTATTCCATTTATTCAATATGAACAATATTCTCAATTTCTTCGATCTGCTTTTTTTATAGATGTTGGCAATATTTGGAATACGACATCAAATGATATATCGAGTTTAAATTCACTAAAATTTCTAAAAAATAATGCTTTAAATAATATTTATGCATCATTTGGTCTTTCATTACAATGGTTTTCTCCCATTGGTCCATTAGTTTTTTCTTATGCACTTCCTATTCAAAAAAATAAAAACCATCAATTAGAAGCATTTCAATTTAATTTTGGTAAAAATTGGTAA
- the fabZ gene encoding 3-hydroxyacyl-ACP dehydratase FabZ: MNQTLNIEEILKILPHRYPFLLVDKIISFKNFKYLRAVKNCTFNEPYFQGHFIKKPIFPGVLIIEAMAQASGILIYNSTGELNINKLYYFVGVDNTRFKKNAIPGDQIFIEVIFLKQYKNILKFKNIAMVDDNIICKSTIIFAKKYFV; encoded by the coding sequence ATGAATCAAACTTTAAATATTGAAGAAATTTTAAAAATTTTACCGCATCGCTATCCTTTTTTACTTGTTGATAAGATTATAAGTTTTAAAAATTTTAAATATTTGCGCGCAGTAAAAAATTGTACATTTAATGAACCATACTTCCAAGGTCATTTTATTAAAAAACCTATTTTTCCAGGTGTATTAATTATAGAAGCTATGGCACAAGCTTCTGGTATTTTAATATATAATAGTACAGGTGAACTGAATATCAATAAATTATATTATTTTGTAGGTGTAGATAATACTCGATTTAAAAAAAATGCCATTCCTGGTGATCAAATATTTATAGAGGTAATTTTTTTGAAACAATATAAAAATATTTTAAAATTTAAAAATATTGCTATGGTTGATGATAATATTATCTGTAAATCTACAATTATTTTTGCTAAGAAATATTTTGTGTAA
- the dnaE gene encoding DNA polymerase III subunit alpha: MNEAKFFHLNVHSDYSIIDGLSKPEDLVKKAVSLGMSALAITDYNNLYGVIKFYNTAHELGLKPIIGVTVKFFSNLLNNELTKLTLLASNEEGYKNLILLISKAYQKGYTNNYDVTIEKKWLLEINKGLILLSGGCQGELGKVLLRGELSLISTCLSFYQKNFTNSYYLELFRTNRKNEEKYLNLAVDLSFSKNIPVVATNDVCFLNKEDFKVHKIRIAINEGEILQESKIQNNYSNQQFLKSEQEMCQLFHDIPEALVNSVEIVKRCNVFIYSGKYFLPQFPTGKISVENYLIVQAYKGMEERLSLYNLNNKKYSIVYDQYKNRLDMELDVINKMGFPGYFLIVMEFIQWAKDNGIPVGPGRGSGAGSLVAYVLNITEVDPLFFNLLFERFLNPERISLPDFDIDFCMEKRDKVIDHVADIYGRNAVAQIITFGTMTAKAVIRDVGRVLGYPYGFINKLSKLVPLDPGITLKQAFSKESELYYLYNNNEDVKILIDVAKKLEGTNRNVGKHAGGVVISPTKITDFCPLYCDEHGANPVTQFDKNDIEYIGLVKFDFLGLRTLTIINYAVEMINLQLRLNKEKKININSIPLDDSKCFNVLKKSETIAIFQLESYGMKDLIKRLQPDCFEDIIALVALFRPGPLQSGMVDNFINRKHGREKISYPDHKWQHVLLKPILESTYGIILYQEQVMQIAQVLAGYTLGHADILRRAMSKKNLKDMVKQRAIFEIGALKNGINRKLAIKIFDLLEKFAGYGFNKSHSVAYALVSYQTLWLKTHYPAEFMAAAMTSDIDNTEKIVILVNETLRMGVKIIPPNINFSKYEFYVDEKRNVVYGLGAIKGIGENSVQYLVKERKKNGIFIDLFDLCMRIDSNKITHRVLEKLIMSGSCDCFNKPRNYLLKSIDDAIKASKESVKIRYFKQDSLFGLFKDELQQVKKNNFINLTYSEKNELDNEYQVLGFYLTGHPIDQYAIELKHYVNNITLSKLKNIEKNEKILVAGVVVSIKIKITKNKNRIAILTLDDNTSRLEVIIFKDLLKLHESLLKLNKILIIEGVLNISFINKSIKMTASNIMNLNMARKKYIKKLIIMLKEEKTDILFLKKLYKCLEKQPKGNIPICIAYCKKNICLNLKLNNKWFISITDNFLNELKKIVGLKKILLK, from the coding sequence ATGAATGAAGCAAAATTTTTTCACCTGAATGTGCATAGTGATTACTCTATTATTGATGGATTGTCTAAACCTGAAGATTTAGTTAAAAAAGCAGTATCTTTAGGGATGTCTGCTCTTGCAATAACAGATTACAACAATTTATATGGTGTAATTAAATTTTATAATACTGCTCATGAATTGGGTTTAAAACCAATTATTGGAGTTACAGTAAAGTTTTTTTCTAATCTACTTAATAATGAGTTAACAAAATTAACTTTGTTAGCTTCTAATGAAGAAGGGTATAAAAATTTAATCCTGTTAATTTCTAAAGCATATCAAAAGGGATATACTAATAATTATGATGTAACTATTGAAAAAAAATGGTTATTAGAAATAAATAAAGGATTAATTTTACTTTCGGGTGGTTGTCAAGGTGAACTTGGAAAAGTTTTACTTCGTGGTGAATTATCTTTAATATCTACTTGTTTATCTTTTTATCAGAAAAACTTTACCAATTCTTATTATTTAGAATTATTTCGCACAAATAGAAAAAATGAAGAGAAATATTTAAATTTAGCAGTAGATTTATCTTTTTCAAAAAATATTCCAGTTGTTGCTACCAATGATGTTTGTTTTTTAAATAAAGAAGATTTTAAAGTTCATAAAATTAGAATTGCTATTAACGAAGGTGAAATACTACAAGAATCAAAAATTCAAAATAATTATAGTAATCAACAGTTTTTAAAAAGTGAACAAGAAATGTGTCAACTTTTTCATGATATTCCAGAAGCTCTTGTTAATAGTGTAGAAATTGTAAAACGCTGTAATGTTTTTATATATTCTGGTAAATATTTTTTACCACAATTTCCTACTGGAAAAATAAGTGTTGAAAATTATTTAATAGTACAAGCATATAAAGGTATGGAAGAGCGTTTAAGTTTATATAATTTGAATAATAAAAAATATTCAATTGTTTATGATCAATATAAAAATCGTTTGGATATGGAACTTGATGTAATTAATAAAATGGGTTTTCCTGGATATTTTTTAATTGTTATGGAATTTATACAATGGGCAAAAGATAATGGTATACCAGTAGGTCCGGGACGTGGCTCTGGTGCAGGTTCTCTTGTAGCTTATGTATTAAATATTACAGAAGTAGATCCTTTATTTTTTAATCTTTTATTCGAACGTTTTTTGAATCCAGAACGTATTTCATTACCTGATTTTGACATTGATTTTTGTATGGAAAAACGGGATAAAGTAATTGATCATGTTGCAGATATATATGGAAGAAATGCAGTGGCGCAGATTATCACTTTTGGAACAATGACTGCTAAAGCTGTTATTAGAGATGTTGGGCGGGTTTTAGGTTACCCATATGGATTTATTAATAAATTATCTAAATTAGTACCTTTAGATCCTGGAATAACATTAAAACAAGCTTTTTCTAAAGAATCAGAATTATATTATCTTTATAATAACAATGAAGATGTGAAAATTTTGATTGATGTTGCTAAAAAACTAGAAGGCACAAATAGGAATGTAGGTAAACATGCAGGAGGTGTAGTTATTTCACCTACTAAAATTACTGATTTTTGCCCGCTATATTGTGATGAACATGGAGCTAATCCAGTTACTCAATTCGATAAAAACGATATAGAATATATAGGATTAGTTAAATTTGATTTTCTTGGTTTGCGTACATTAACTATTATTAATTATGCAGTAGAAATGATTAATTTACAATTACGATTGAATAAAGAAAAAAAAATCAATATTAATTCTATTCCTCTCGATGATAGTAAATGTTTTAATGTATTGAAAAAATCTGAAACTATTGCTATATTTCAATTAGAATCTTATGGTATGAAGGATCTAATTAAACGATTACAACCTGATTGTTTTGAAGATATCATTGCTTTAGTAGCACTTTTTAGACCGGGTCCCTTGCAATCTGGCATGGTTGATAATTTTATTAATAGAAAGCACGGACGTGAAAAAATTTCATATCCTGACCATAAGTGGCAGCATGTATTATTAAAACCGATATTAGAATCAACGTATGGTATTATTCTATATCAAGAACAGGTAATGCAAATAGCGCAAGTTTTAGCAGGTTATACTCTAGGGCATGCAGATATTTTAAGACGTGCAATGAGTAAAAAAAACTTAAAAGATATGGTAAAACAACGAGCTATATTTGAGATAGGAGCTTTAAAAAATGGTATTAATAGAAAATTAGCAATTAAAATTTTTGACTTGTTAGAAAAATTTGCAGGATATGGATTTAATAAATCTCATTCTGTAGCTTATGCTTTAGTTTCTTATCAAACGTTATGGTTAAAAACGCATTATCCTGCTGAATTTATGGCTGCGGCTATGACATCTGATATAGATAATACAGAAAAAATTGTTATTTTAGTTAATGAAACTCTTCGTATGGGAGTCAAAATAATACCTCCAAATATAAATTTTAGTAAATATGAATTTTATGTTGATGAAAAAAGAAATGTAGTTTATGGATTAGGAGCGATTAAAGGAATAGGAGAAAATTCAGTACAATATCTTGTGAAAGAACGAAAGAAAAATGGAATTTTTATAGATTTATTTGATCTTTGTATGCGTATTGATTCTAATAAGATAACACATAGAGTATTAGAAAAATTAATAATGTCTGGAAGTTGTGATTGTTTTAATAAACCTCGAAATTATTTGCTTAAATCAATTGATGATGCTATAAAAGCATCAAAAGAATCAGTTAAGATTAGATATTTTAAACAAGACAGTCTTTTCGGTTTATTTAAAGATGAATTACAACAAGTAAAAAAAAATAATTTTATTAATTTAACATATTCTGAAAAAAATGAATTAGACAATGAATATCAAGTATTAGGATTTTATTTAACAGGTCATCCTATTGATCAGTATGCAATAGAATTAAAACATTATGTTAACAACATTACTTTATCAAAATTAAAAAATATAGAAAAAAATGAAAAAATTTTAGTAGCAGGGGTTGTAGTTTCTATTAAAATAAAAATAACGAAAAATAAAAATCGTATAGCTATTTTAACATTAGATGATAATACTAGTCGTTTAGAAGTGATAATTTTTAAAGATTTATTGAAATTACATGAATCTTTATTAAAATTAAATAAAATATTAATAATAGAAGGAGTTTTAAATATTAGTTTTATTAATAAAAGCATTAAAATGACTGCTTCTAACATTATGAATTTAAATATGGCACGAAAAAAGTATATAAAAAAATTAATAATTATGTTAAAAGAGGAAAAAACAGATATTTTATTTTTAAAAAAACTATATAAGTGTTTAGAAAAACAACCTAAAGGTAATATTCCTATTTGTATTGCTTATTGTAAAAAAAATATTTGCTTAAATTTAAAATTAAATAATAAATGGTTTATCAGTATTACTGATAATTTTTTAAACGAATTAAAAAAAATAGTAGGATTAAAAAAAATACTACTAAAATAG
- a CDS encoding proline--tRNA ligase: MRTSQYLLSTLKEVPYDAKIISHQLMLRSGMIRKISSGLYVWLPTGIRVLKKIQNIIHEEMKKIGALEISMPIMQPESLWQESGRVKIYGEELFNFYDRRKNKFILGPTNEELVTSFIKTEIHSYKKLPLILYQIQTKFRDEIRPRFGIIRTREFTMKDAYSFHINQQCLEKTYDQFYNSYINIFKKIQLNFRIVKADSGSMGGNLSHEFQALSNNGEDEIVFSEDSSYASNMNMAESMETKDFLKNKNLSLNTIKKIVTKKSIMISNQLNIPLKNQIKTILVRTKKNYIHPIAALLIRGDHELNIFKAQKIDFIETPLVFLNDTEILSLIGVTKKFLGPLGLKIPIIADISTYTMENFSIGANVENKFFINVNWKIDLPLPIIQDIRKVTKHDLNPNGKGHLNVQKSIELGHIFQLGQKYSQKMKTCIPVSNGSQKNLHMGCYGIGITRIVAAVIEQNHDKNGIIWPISIAPFQVVIMPINMNNVDKVQKIANLLYQELQKKEIDVILDDRNEQPGIMFNEIDLIGIPHQIIIGTRSIINNNVEYRERKSKKTILISIQEIINFIVTKINTSKYKIYK; this comes from the coding sequence ATGCGTACAAGTCAATATCTATTATCAACTTTAAAAGAAGTACCTTATGATGCAAAAATAATCAGTCATCAACTTATGCTAAGAAGTGGTATGATTAGAAAAATATCTTCAGGTTTATATGTTTGGCTTCCTACTGGAATCAGAGTACTAAAAAAAATACAAAATATTATTCACGAAGAGATGAAAAAAATAGGCGCATTAGAAATATCAATGCCTATTATGCAACCTGAATCTTTATGGCAAGAAAGTGGGCGAGTAAAAATATATGGAGAAGAATTATTCAATTTTTATGACCGTCGAAAAAATAAATTTATTTTAGGACCAACTAACGAAGAACTGGTAACTAGCTTTATTAAAACTGAAATTCATTCATATAAAAAATTACCATTAATTTTATATCAAATACAAACGAAATTTAGAGATGAAATTCGACCGCGTTTTGGGATTATTAGAACACGTGAATTTACTATGAAAGACGCTTATTCTTTCCATATTAACCAACAATGCTTAGAAAAAACTTATGATCAATTTTACAATAGTTATATAAATATATTCAAAAAAATACAGTTAAATTTTCGAATTGTAAAAGCTGATTCAGGTTCTATGGGAGGAAATCTTTCTCACGAATTCCAAGCTTTATCTAATAACGGAGAAGACGAAATAGTATTTTCTGAAGATTCATCATATGCTTCAAACATGAACATGGCCGAATCTATGGAAACAAAAGATTTTTTAAAAAATAAAAATCTGTCACTGAATACCATAAAAAAAATTGTAACTAAAAAATCTATTATGATTTCCAATCAATTAAATATTCCTTTAAAAAATCAAATTAAAACTATTTTAGTTCGGACTAAAAAAAATTATATTCATCCAATAGCTGCATTATTAATACGAGGAGATCATGAATTAAATATATTTAAAGCACAAAAAATTGATTTTATTGAAACACCATTAGTATTTCTTAATGATACAGAAATACTTTCTTTAATAGGTGTTACAAAAAAATTTTTAGGTCCTTTAGGATTAAAAATTCCTATTATTGCAGATATATCTACTTATACAATGGAAAATTTTTCTATTGGTGCAAACGTTGAAAATAAATTTTTTATTAACGTAAATTGGAAAATAGATTTGCCTCTTCCAATTATTCAAGATATTCGAAAAGTAACAAAACATGATTTAAACCCTAACGGAAAAGGACATTTAAACGTTCAAAAAAGTATCGAATTAGGACATATATTTCAACTAGGTCAAAAATATTCTCAAAAAATGAAAACATGCATTCCAGTTAGTAATGGAAGTCAAAAAAATTTACACATGGGATGTTATGGTATAGGAATAACTAGAATTGTAGCAGCTGTTATTGAACAAAATCATGATAAAAATGGTATTATTTGGCCAATTTCTATTGCACCTTTTCAAGTAGTCATCATGCCTATAAATATGAATAATGTCGATAAAGTACAAAAAATAGCAAATCTTTTATATCAAGAACTACAAAAAAAAGAAATAGATGTTATCTTAGATGATCGAAACGAACAACCGGGAATTATGTTTAACGAAATTGATTTAATTGGTATTCCTCATCAAATTATAATTGGCACACGTTCTATTATTAATAATAATGTCGAATATCGAGAACGGAAAAGTAAAAAAACTATTTTGATTAGCATTCAAGAAATAATTAATTTTATAGTTACAAAAATTAATACATCAAAATACAAAATTTATAAATAA